In the genome of Pirellulales bacterium, one region contains:
- a CDS encoding RluA family pseudouridine synthase, protein MLKLDVIYEDNHLLVVNKPAGIATQGAEAHQSSLLTLAKQYIKQKYRKPGKVYLGTVSRLDAAVSGVVVFARTSKAAARLSEQFREQTVKKLYWAVVSGNPAESDTCVDWLAKDEPRQRMRVVEPGTAGAQLARLTYRRLRRLAAGWLLEITLESGRKHQIRVQLAGRRLPVVGDRKYGSGETFSQGIALHARMLQLVHPTRDEAMIWKAEPPAAWSALGLKP, encoded by the coding sequence GTGCTGAAGCTCGATGTCATTTATGAAGACAATCACCTGCTGGTCGTCAACAAGCCGGCCGGAATTGCCACCCAAGGCGCCGAGGCGCACCAATCCAGCCTGCTGACGCTGGCCAAACAGTATATCAAGCAAAAGTACCGCAAGCCGGGCAAGGTTTATCTCGGCACGGTCAGCCGCCTCGACGCCGCGGTGTCGGGCGTGGTGGTGTTCGCGCGCACGTCCAAGGCGGCCGCCCGGCTGAGCGAACAGTTTCGAGAGCAGACCGTCAAAAAGCTCTACTGGGCGGTGGTGTCGGGCAATCCGGCCGAGAGCGACACGTGCGTCGATTGGCTCGCCAAGGACGAGCCGCGGCAACGGATGCGGGTGGTCGAGCCGGGCACGGCCGGCGCCCAGCTTGCCCGGCTGACGTATCGCCGTCTGCGGCGCCTGGCGGCCGGCTGGCTGCTGGAAATTACCCTTGAGAGCGGCCGAAAGCACCAGATTCGCGTGCAGCTTGCCGGCCGGCGGTTGCCGGTGGTGGGCGACCGCAAGTACGGCAGCGGCGAAACTTTTTCGCAGGGGATTGCCCTCCACGCTCGTATGCTACAATTAGTGCATCCCACGCGCGACGAGGCCATGATCTGGAAGGCCGAGCCTCCGGCGGCATGGAGCGCGTTGGGACTGAAACCTTGA
- a CDS encoding serine/threonine-protein kinase, translated as MSKSIFQQSAIASGLLTRQELDEAIALASAERHKSGAVSDERLAKKLIDLGKINRWQAQELGRGRIKFTLGAYHLIDSLGKGGMGEVYKAEHSVMGRMVAVKVLPPHKTTPESVASFIREIRTQAQLDHENLVRAYDAGHDLNVHFLVTEYVPGNNLRNLIRREGRLSMQSAASIISQGARGLAYAHSRGLIHRDVKPGNLLVTNDGHTKVSDLGLSGYFNDPEQTDIHGGKVVGTADYLAPEQITAPERPTPVSDIYALGCTMYYAVTGKVPFPGGTPREKARKHCHEYPLDPRRLNSELSDEFVEVIADMMAKAPEERIPTANDVMARLAPWVEGTMEPRREAALAAPVQLSYSPPRPVPTLSDTTPIFVSPPAEDPSQVESPSQLSLGTQPVGMASQETVPMYPLEPSIWQSQFGDISPLVKILIGVGMITAIGTILAVVIGLIYAAATSP; from the coding sequence GTGTCGAAGTCGATTTTCCAACAATCTGCCATTGCCAGCGGACTGCTGACCCGTCAGGAGTTGGACGAAGCCATTGCGCTGGCCAGCGCCGAGCGGCATAAGAGCGGGGCTGTCAGCGACGAACGGCTGGCCAAGAAGCTGATCGACTTGGGCAAGATCAACCGCTGGCAGGCCCAGGAATTGGGCCGGGGCCGGATCAAGTTCACGCTCGGCGCCTACCACCTGATCGACTCGCTCGGCAAGGGCGGCATGGGCGAGGTCTATAAAGCGGAGCACTCGGTGATGGGGCGCATGGTCGCCGTCAAAGTGCTGCCGCCGCACAAGACCACGCCCGAATCCGTCGCCAGCTTCATTCGCGAGATACGCACCCAGGCCCAGCTCGACCACGAAAACCTGGTGCGCGCCTACGATGCCGGCCACGACCTCAACGTCCACTTCCTGGTTACCGAATACGTTCCGGGCAACAACTTGCGGAACTTGATCCGTCGCGAAGGCCGGCTGAGCATGCAGTCGGCGGCGTCGATCATTTCGCAGGGCGCGCGGGGGCTGGCCTACGCCCACAGCCGCGGCCTGATTCACCGCGACGTCAAGCCCGGCAATTTGTTGGTCACGAACGACGGGCACACCAAGGTTTCCGATCTAGGTTTGTCGGGCTACTTCAATGATCCGGAGCAGACCGACATTCACGGCGGCAAAGTGGTCGGCACGGCCGACTATCTGGCGCCCGAGCAGATCACCGCTCCGGAGCGGCCCACGCCGGTGAGCGACATCTACGCCTTGGGTTGCACGATGTACTACGCCGTCACGGGCAAGGTGCCGTTTCCCGGCGGCACGCCCCGCGAGAAGGCGCGCAAACACTGCCACGAATACCCGCTCGACCCGCGTCGGCTGAATTCCGAACTCAGCGACGAATTTGTGGAAGTCATCGCCGACATGATGGCCAAGGCGCCGGAAGAGCGGATTCCCACGGCCAATGACGTCATGGCCCGCCTGGCTCCGTGGGTGGAAGGCACGATGGAGCCGCGCCGCGAGGCGGCCCTGGCGGCTCCGGTGCAGTTGAGCTATTCTCCGCCCCGCCCGGTGCCCACGCTCAGCGACACCACGCCGATTTTCGTCTCGCCGCCGGCCGAAGACCCCAGCCAGGTCGAGAGTCCCAGCCAGCTTTCGCTGGGCACCCAGCCGGTCGGCATGGCGAGCCAAGAGACCGTGCCGATGTATCCGCTGGAGCCGAGCATCTGGCAATCGCAGTTTGGCGACATCTCGCCGTTGGTAAAGATACTGATCGGCGTGGGCATGATCACGGCCATCGGCACGATTCTGGCGGTCGTCATCGGCCTGATCTACGCGGCGGCCACTTCGCCGTAA
- a CDS encoding DUF4058 family protein, with translation MPNPFPGVNPYLEDPGVWPDFHSEFISCLRHQIRQRLPRGYHARINERTLLFDMTGDFGQSRETYVQIYHRPERSLVGIIELLSPTNKTGQGRGDYLAKRNAILCQPVHLVELDLLIGGQRLPLAKPLPPARYYAFVSRADQRPMCQIVPWGVRQPLPTIAIPLLPGDPDVALELGAVFEETYERGGYDNDVDYTAPSPARLDDADSQWAAELARQGS, from the coding sequence ATGCCTAATCCCTTTCCAGGAGTGAATCCGTATCTGGAAGATCCGGGCGTATGGCCCGATTTCCATTCGGAATTCATAAGCTGCTTGCGGCACCAAATTCGACAGCGGCTGCCCCGCGGTTACCACGCTCGCATCAACGAGCGAACCCTGCTGTTTGACATGACAGGCGATTTCGGGCAATCGCGTGAAACCTACGTTCAGATTTATCATCGGCCCGAACGTTCGCTCGTCGGAATCATTGAATTGCTTTCGCCGACGAACAAGACCGGTCAGGGCCGGGGCGATTATCTGGCAAAGCGCAACGCGATTCTCTGTCAGCCGGTGCATCTGGTGGAACTGGACCTATTGATTGGCGGGCAGCGACTGCCCTTGGCGAAACCCCTGCCGCCCGCACGCTATTACGCCTTCGTTTCGAGGGCCGACCAACGGCCCATGTGCCAGATCGTTCCCTGGGGCGTCCGCCAGCCATTGCCGACAATTGCCATCCCCTTGCTGCCGGGCGACCCTGATGTCGCCCTGGAGCTGGGGGCCGTTTTTGAGGAAACCTACGAGCGGGGCGGTTACGACAACGACGTGGACTACACTGCTCCTTCGCCGGCACGTCTCGACGACGCCGATTCGCAATGGGCGGCGGAACTCGCGCGGCAGGGTTCCTAA
- a CDS encoding Gfo/Idh/MocA family oxidoreductase, with product MSRSSRRHFLKTSLAAAGAAGVATFAGTQASAKARGANDAIRVGIAGLNGRGGEHLKQFASLPGVEITYLIDPDQKVLERRVKEVESLTGRKPQAIQDVRKALDDKELDVITVATPNHWHSLIAIWACQAGKDVYVEKPCSHNVHEGRIAVETARKYNRIVQHGTQSRSDSDWAGAVDFVRSGKAGKLQVARGLVYKPRPSIGFKKAEAPPDYLDFNLWLGPATEQPFHRNLVHYNWHWFWDTGNGDIGNQGVHQMDIARWGIDGATFPKSVIGLGGRFGYEDQGQTANTQIAVFDYGDAQLIFEVRGLPTENFAHTGHGSDNVFHCEGGLVTRKQFYPKGSAQPEPIPSAPIGPGKNHFANFISAVRSRNQSELNADILEGHYSSALCHLANISYRLGEKVPFNPQTKAFGDNKEAYETLARMEQHLTRNGLKLDEIDYLLGRKLAFDSQKELFVGDEQANRMLTRDYRAPFVVPEKVA from the coding sequence ATGTCGCGATCCAGCCGCCGCCATTTTCTCAAAACCTCGCTCGCCGCCGCCGGTGCCGCGGGAGTTGCCACCTTCGCCGGTACCCAAGCATCGGCCAAAGCGCGGGGTGCCAACGACGCCATCCGCGTCGGCATCGCAGGACTCAACGGACGCGGCGGCGAACACTTGAAACAGTTTGCTTCGCTCCCCGGCGTGGAAATCACCTATTTGATCGATCCCGATCAAAAGGTGCTCGAGCGCCGCGTGAAGGAAGTCGAGTCGCTCACCGGCCGCAAGCCGCAGGCAATCCAGGACGTTCGCAAGGCGCTGGACGACAAAGAACTCGACGTGATCACCGTCGCCACACCGAACCACTGGCACTCGCTGATCGCCATCTGGGCCTGCCAGGCGGGCAAAGACGTGTACGTCGAAAAGCCGTGCAGCCACAACGTTCACGAAGGCCGCATCGCCGTCGAAACGGCCCGCAAATACAACCGCATCGTGCAGCACGGCACCCAAAGCCGCAGCGATAGCGACTGGGCCGGCGCGGTCGATTTCGTCCGATCGGGCAAGGCCGGAAAGCTGCAAGTCGCACGCGGCCTGGTCTATAAGCCGCGCCCCAGCATCGGCTTCAAAAAGGCGGAAGCTCCGCCCGATTATCTCGACTTCAATCTCTGGCTCGGCCCCGCGACGGAGCAGCCGTTCCACCGCAACCTGGTGCATTACAACTGGCACTGGTTCTGGGACACGGGCAACGGCGACATCGGCAACCAGGGCGTTCACCAGATGGACATCGCCCGGTGGGGCATCGACGGCGCCACGTTCCCCAAGAGCGTCATCGGCCTCGGCGGCCGCTTCGGCTACGAAGATCAGGGCCAGACCGCCAACACGCAGATCGCCGTGTTCGACTACGGCGACGCCCAGTTGATCTTCGAGGTGCGCGGCTTGCCCACCGAGAACTTTGCCCACACGGGCCACGGCAGCGACAACGTTTTCCATTGCGAAGGCGGGCTCGTCACACGCAAGCAGTTCTATCCCAAGGGGAGCGCCCAGCCGGAGCCGATTCCCAGCGCCCCGATCGGGCCGGGCAAGAACCATTTTGCCAACTTCATTTCGGCTGTCCGCAGCCGCAACCAGTCGGAGCTGAACGCCGACATTCTGGAAGGCCACTATTCGTCGGCGCTTTGCCATCTGGCGAACATTTCGTATCGCTTGGGCGAGAAGGTTCCTTTCAATCCGCAGACGAAAGCCTTCGGCGACAACAAGGAGGCTTACGAGACGCTGGCCCGGATGGAACAGCACCTGACGCGCAACGGGCTGAAGCTCGACGAGATCGATTACCTGCTTGGCCGCAAGCTTGCTTTCGACTCACAGAAAGAGTTGTTCGTCGGCGACGAGCAGGCCAACCGCATGCTGACGCGGGACTACCGCGCGCCGTTCGTGGTGCCCGAGAAAGTGGCATAG
- a CDS encoding fumarylacetoacetate hydrolase family protein has translation MLQRLFYSPITTTGEYAMRLVSYLSADGPRIAAVRGERYIDLSASGLPSSMRALLALGDDGQKRAARAAAEGPEIDPAAIKKLLAPVPDAQKVICVGLNYADHARETGGTPPDEPVIFNKFPTALIGHGEAIVLPRVSQQVDYEAELVAVIGRRGRDIPRARAYEYIAGYCPGHDVSARDWQTGKPSRQWLLGKTFDTFGPCGPAIVTKDEVADPCKLGIRFRLNGETMQNSNTDQFIFPVDELVAYVSQVCTLEPGDLIFTGTPPGVGVARKPQVFLKPGDVAEVEIDGLGLLRNPVVGA, from the coding sequence ATGCTACAACGCCTGTTTTACAGTCCGATTACGACCACCGGAGAATATGCCATGCGGCTCGTCAGTTATCTTTCCGCCGATGGACCACGCATCGCCGCCGTGCGGGGCGAGCGGTATATCGACCTGTCGGCGAGCGGGCTTCCGTCTTCCATGCGGGCCCTGCTCGCTCTGGGAGACGACGGGCAGAAGCGGGCCGCTCGCGCCGCGGCCGAAGGCCCCGAAATCGACCCCGCCGCGATCAAAAAACTGCTGGCCCCCGTGCCCGACGCGCAAAAAGTGATTTGCGTCGGCTTGAACTACGCCGATCATGCGCGCGAGACCGGCGGCACGCCGCCCGATGAGCCCGTCATCTTCAATAAGTTCCCCACGGCGCTGATCGGTCATGGCGAAGCGATTGTGCTGCCGCGCGTCAGCCAGCAGGTCGATTATGAGGCCGAGCTGGTGGCCGTCATCGGAAGGCGAGGACGCGATATTCCGCGCGCGCGGGCCTATGAGTACATCGCCGGCTATTGCCCCGGACACGACGTTTCGGCCCGCGATTGGCAAACGGGCAAGCCCAGCCGGCAATGGCTGCTCGGCAAGACCTTCGACACCTTCGGGCCCTGCGGCCCCGCCATCGTCACGAAGGACGAAGTTGCCGATCCGTGCAAGCTGGGCATTCGCTTTCGGCTGAACGGCGAAACAATGCAGAACTCGAACACCGACCAGTTTATTTTTCCGGTCGACGAGTTGGTGGCCTACGTCTCGCAGGTTTGCACGCTGGAGCCGGGCGATCTGATCTTCACCGGCACGCCGCCCGGCGTCGGCGTCGCGCGCAAGCCGCAGGTCTTCCTGAAGCCCGGCGACGTGGCCGAAGTCGAGATCGACGGGCTGGGGCTGCTGCGCAATCCGGTAGTTGGCGCGTGA